The Spirosoma foliorum genome has a window encoding:
- a CDS encoding retropepsin-like aspartic protease → MSIIKQPLLYVGSQGEKHLYTLFDSGANLSCINPEHVPELAHLESLGRIRRVATAAEGHYIEIKHVVRLDFYLQDVLLSDEFLVVPGLSEEAIIGAATMQKWRIKLDFEHDTVHVDPKVAKMQLI, encoded by the coding sequence ATGTCAATTATCAAGCAGCCGCTACTTTATGTAGGTTCTCAGGGAGAGAAGCATCTGTACACACTGTTCGACAGTGGAGCCAATCTGTCTTGTATCAATCCTGAGCACGTTCCTGAGTTAGCCCATTTGGAAAGTCTAGGTAGAATTCGGCGTGTGGCTACGGCAGCAGAAGGTCATTACATCGAAATTAAGCATGTTGTTCGGTTAGATTTCTATCTACAGGATGTACTTCTTTCCGATGAATTTCTGGTCGTACCGGGCTTGAGTGAAGAAGCGATCATTGGTGCGGCTACGATGCAGAAATGGCGCATCAAGTTAGATTTCGAGCATGATACAGTCCACGTGGATCCTAAAGTGGCTAAAATGCAGTTGATATAA
- a CDS encoding GH116 family glycosyl-hydrolase — protein MNRIPCQPCLSLLYLLCFLSLTAHICVAQWKPSAWPTLKHYDKDHLRNIALPLGGIGTGTVSLGGRGELRDWEIMNKPAKGFSTVTVGNNAPFFAINVQPTQGKSMTKALLGPLDPSEFQHYEGRPVNQHGFPRFTDASFDAAYPFGQVNLSDKRMPVRVTVKGFNPFIPGDADNSGIPIAVLAYEVSNTGQEPLTVSVCGSMRNFVGRDGSKSIKDWKGDYVPIGAKKNVNTYKQQGDVQGIFMHSDSVNRRDAAWGTIALTTNNQTGVSYRTSSRSNDWENAMLDFWDDFSADGVLTEKKQLVDDDPLASLAVQKIIAPGQTQTFTFFITWNFPNRAAWASFSTKADQPAVGNYYSAQYADAWDVIVKTLPRLPILEQKTLQFVNAFLQSDYPDVIKEAALFNLATLRSQTVFRIPSGHLMGWEGVFDEFGSCFGSCTHVWNYEQATAFLFSDLSQSMRDIEFNYATNEAGKMSFRVMLPLEKAQEWKNAAADGQLGTILKFYRDWQLSGNQEFLKKNWSQVKKALSYAWVNGGWDGNQDGVMEGRQHNTMDVDYFGPNPQMSFWYLGALKAGREMAIAMNDPELAKKCDDLAKKGSAWIDKNLFNGEYYEHKITDPKTFAFLNWERDSTVNVPDYQLGKGCLVDQLVGQMMAHIVGLGYLADQRHIQTTLKSIMKYNYLDNFSDHFNNMRSYVMGDEAGLLMASWPKGRLKVPFPYFAESMTGFEYCAAVGMLYEGQTENALSCLSAIRNRFDGQKRNPFNEPECGYHYARSMTSWNAVLAWSQFQYSGVTETMTITSKPGNYFWSNGSAWGTCAVSQTGPKTNIALTVLSGKIGLRTFKVQHAGKHSFAKRQELGEGKMINFTVNE, from the coding sequence ATGAACCGTATTCCCTGTCAGCCCTGTCTATCACTTCTCTATTTGCTTTGTTTTCTGTCGCTTACAGCCCATATCTGTGTTGCTCAATGGAAACCAAGTGCCTGGCCAACTCTGAAACATTATGACAAAGACCACCTGCGGAACATTGCCCTTCCGCTGGGCGGAATTGGTACGGGAACGGTATCGCTCGGCGGGAGAGGGGAGTTGCGCGATTGGGAAATCATGAACAAGCCTGCCAAAGGGTTTAGCACAGTTACCGTTGGAAATAACGCCCCGTTTTTTGCCATTAATGTGCAACCTACTCAGGGCAAATCCATGACGAAGGCTTTACTTGGCCCACTAGATCCTTCGGAATTTCAGCATTACGAAGGGCGACCTGTGAATCAGCATGGTTTCCCCCGTTTTACGGATGCTTCGTTCGATGCGGCTTATCCGTTTGGGCAGGTGAATCTGTCAGATAAACGAATGCCGGTTCGTGTAACCGTGAAAGGCTTCAATCCCTTTATTCCCGGCGATGCCGATAACAGTGGAATTCCCATTGCGGTGCTCGCCTATGAGGTAAGCAATACAGGTCAGGAACCCTTAACCGTGTCGGTATGTGGTTCAATGCGGAATTTTGTTGGCAGAGATGGGAGCAAATCCATAAAAGACTGGAAAGGCGACTACGTTCCAATCGGGGCTAAAAAGAATGTGAACACCTACAAACAGCAAGGCGATGTGCAGGGCATATTCATGCACTCGGATAGTGTGAATCGGCGGGATGCGGCCTGGGGAACCATAGCCCTGACAACCAACAACCAGACGGGCGTCAGTTACCGGACCAGTTCACGATCTAACGATTGGGAAAATGCCATGCTTGATTTCTGGGATGATTTTAGTGCAGATGGTGTCCTGACCGAAAAGAAGCAACTAGTTGATGATGATCCATTGGCGTCGCTGGCAGTTCAGAAAATCATTGCGCCTGGTCAGACCCAGACATTTACATTTTTTATCACCTGGAATTTCCCGAATCGAGCGGCCTGGGCGTCATTTTCAACAAAGGCAGATCAACCAGCCGTTGGCAATTACTATTCGGCTCAGTACGCCGATGCCTGGGATGTTATTGTCAAAACCTTGCCCCGATTGCCGATCCTAGAGCAGAAAACCCTACAGTTCGTCAACGCCTTTTTGCAAAGCGATTATCCCGATGTGATTAAAGAAGCAGCGCTGTTTAACCTGGCCACGCTACGGTCGCAAACCGTTTTCCGAATTCCAAGTGGCCATTTAATGGGCTGGGAGGGTGTTTTCGATGAATTTGGCTCGTGCTTTGGCTCTTGCACCCATGTCTGGAATTATGAGCAGGCAACGGCCTTTTTATTCTCCGATCTGTCGCAGTCGATGCGGGATATTGAGTTTAATTATGCGACGAACGAAGCTGGCAAGATGAGCTTTAGGGTCATGTTGCCGCTTGAAAAAGCGCAAGAGTGGAAGAATGCCGCAGCCGATGGACAATTGGGAACAATCCTGAAGTTTTACCGCGATTGGCAATTGTCCGGTAATCAGGAGTTTCTGAAGAAAAACTGGTCCCAGGTGAAAAAAGCACTGAGCTATGCCTGGGTCAATGGCGGTTGGGATGGTAACCAGGATGGCGTAATGGAAGGACGCCAACATAACACGATGGACGTCGATTATTTCGGACCCAATCCGCAGATGAGTTTTTGGTATCTGGGCGCATTAAAGGCGGGTCGTGAAATGGCCATCGCGATGAACGATCCTGAGCTGGCTAAAAAGTGTGATGATTTAGCGAAGAAAGGGAGTGCCTGGATAGACAAGAACCTGTTTAATGGAGAGTATTATGAGCACAAAATCACCGACCCTAAAACCTTTGCTTTTCTTAATTGGGAACGCGATTCGACTGTGAATGTGCCGGATTATCAGTTAGGAAAAGGTTGCCTTGTGGATCAGTTAGTTGGTCAGATGATGGCGCACATAGTAGGGCTAGGGTATCTGGCCGATCAGAGACACATCCAGACGACGCTGAAAAGCATTATGAAATACAATTACCTGGACAACTTCTCGGATCATTTCAACAACATGCGTTCGTACGTTATGGGCGATGAAGCCGGATTGCTTATGGCAAGCTGGCCCAAAGGACGTTTGAAAGTACCATTCCCCTATTTTGCTGAGTCGATGACGGGTTTTGAATATTGTGCTGCGGTAGGCATGCTCTATGAAGGCCAGACCGAGAATGCCCTTAGCTGTCTTTCGGCCATTCGGAATCGATTTGACGGCCAAAAGCGAAACCCATTTAACGAACCCGAATGCGGCTATCATTATGCCCGATCGATGACCAGTTGGAATGCAGTGCTGGCCTGGAGCCAGTTTCAATATTCGGGCGTCACAGAAACGATGACAATAACCTCGAAACCTGGAAACTATTTCTGGTCAAACGGCTCCGCCTGGGGAACTTGCGCTGTAAGTCAGACAGGCCCGAAAACGAACATTGCCTTAACCGTACTGAGTGGCAAAATAGGACTTCGAACGTTTAAGGTTCAGCATGCAGGAAAGCACTCATTCGCTAAACGGCAGGAATTGGGAGAAGGGAAAATGATCAATTTTACCGTAAATGAATAG
- a CDS encoding DUF1573 domain-containing protein: MKRFLFFGSLVVLAVSMAMTVPAALFNWRSATHDFGRVVQNKPVTAEFSFTNKGELPLVINQAKGSCGCTGVEYPKAPVLPGQSGVIKATFNAAALGAFNKSVTVESNAEGGTQVLYFKGEVIKEGAAAQ; encoded by the coding sequence ATGAAACGTTTCCTGTTTTTCGGTTCGCTAGTTGTATTGGCCGTTTCTATGGCCATGACCGTTCCTGCTGCTTTATTTAACTGGCGGAGTGCTACCCATGATTTTGGGCGTGTTGTTCAGAATAAGCCTGTTACAGCGGAATTTTCGTTCACGAATAAAGGCGAATTACCACTTGTGATCAATCAGGCCAAAGGTTCTTGTGGCTGCACTGGAGTCGAGTATCCTAAAGCACCTGTTTTGCCAGGTCAGTCGGGCGTAATCAAGGCCACTTTTAATGCCGCTGCTTTAGGTGCGTTTAATAAATCGGTCACTGTTGAGTCGAATGCCGAAGGAGGAACGCAAGTCCTCTATTTCAAAGGCGAAGTCATTAAAGAAGGCGCAGCGGCTCAATAA
- a CDS encoding sensor histidine kinase translates to MSRLRLLVVLSVLSIIGILAVQAIWVRNAYALRERQFRQSAFIALQDVADDVAKLNNFTLNRYAVTQLSADYFIVNTDAPIDPATLELYIQRSLQQHNLITDYEYGIYNCETDRMVYGAYVSTSSLAVTKLQNGKTLPKFPRYTYYFGIRFPNQTAFVAGQLTGWLWSTMAVLLVVGFFGYTLSVVLKQRRLTEVQRDFINNITHELQTPVSTIRIAADVLQSETITQQPDRLKQYARVLGEESRRLQKQINSVLQLARSERTGFGLELTEVNLHEVMRTAADSFTPTITLNLTATNAHIRADRYQLETALNNLIDNAMKYCTQEPCVVLHTRNEEGQLIWSVSDNGIGIAPQHQKAVFQQFFRVSSGHTHDVKGFGLGLYYVQQVIRAHGWRLKLSSEVSKGSKFEVMSNLLKSERVNERMSVLSAMRSFTLSLFHL, encoded by the coding sequence ATGTCTCGTCTACGCCTGTTAGTTGTTCTTTCGGTGCTATCCATCATCGGAATCCTGGCCGTACAGGCAATTTGGGTTCGGAATGCCTATGCTCTGCGCGAACGGCAGTTCCGGCAGTCGGCGTTTATTGCGTTGCAGGATGTGGCCGACGACGTAGCCAAGCTCAACAACTTCACCTTGAATCGGTATGCCGTTACCCAACTCTCGGCCGATTATTTCATCGTCAATACCGACGCCCCTATCGACCCGGCTACGCTCGAGCTATACATTCAGCGGTCCTTGCAGCAACATAATCTCATTACCGATTATGAGTATGGTATTTATAATTGCGAAACCGATCGAATGGTCTACGGGGCTTATGTAAGCACCAGTAGTTTGGCTGTAACGAAATTGCAAAACGGCAAAACGCTGCCGAAATTTCCACGATATACGTACTATTTCGGGATTCGATTTCCTAATCAAACGGCCTTTGTAGCTGGTCAATTAACAGGTTGGCTGTGGTCGACGATGGCGGTACTGCTGGTAGTTGGTTTCTTCGGCTACACGCTAAGTGTTGTGTTAAAACAGCGACGATTAACCGAAGTACAACGCGACTTTATCAACAACATCACCCATGAATTACAGACCCCGGTTTCAACCATTCGTATTGCGGCTGATGTCCTTCAATCTGAAACTATTACCCAACAACCCGACCGGCTGAAACAATATGCTCGTGTGTTGGGCGAAGAAAGTCGGCGATTGCAGAAACAAATCAACAGCGTTCTACAACTGGCCCGCTCCGAACGCACGGGTTTCGGCCTTGAACTAACGGAAGTCAATTTACATGAAGTTATGCGCACTGCCGCAGACTCCTTTACGCCAACTATTACTCTTAACTTGACTGCAACGAACGCACATATACGTGCCGACCGCTATCAACTCGAAACGGCCTTAAACAATCTGATTGACAATGCGATGAAGTATTGCACCCAAGAGCCTTGTGTCGTATTGCACACACGAAATGAAGAAGGACAACTAATCTGGTCGGTGAGCGACAACGGTATCGGTATTGCCCCCCAGCATCAAAAAGCTGTTTTTCAACAGTTTTTTCGGGTCTCATCCGGGCATACGCACGATGTAAAAGGCTTTGGACTGGGTTTATATTATGTCCAGCAAGTTATTCGTGCACATGGTTGGCGACTGAAACTCAGTAGCGAGGTAAGCAAAGGCAGCAAGTTTGAAGTAATGAGTAATTTATTAAAGAGCGAAAGAGTGAATGAACGAATGAGTGTTCTCTCAGCTATGCGCTCTTTCACTCTTTCACTCTTTCACCTTTGA
- a CDS encoding response regulator transcription factor: protein MKTAHILFVEDDVNLGFVIRDTLENVPFRVTHCTNGPDAWTAFQAGSFDVCLLDVMLPQSDGFTLAKQIRSINTQVPILFLSALANRDDRLQGLRLGADDYLTKPFSIEELILKINVFLRRTTTAVDRQPVSHTTLDRQNLTLTVKGQTQTLTHREADVIAYLLDRPNTLVRRDELLRAVWGDDDYFMGRSLDVFISRLRKRLAQDPTIRIENVHGVGFVLRQ, encoded by the coding sequence TTGAAAACGGCTCACATTCTGTTCGTTGAAGACGATGTCAACCTTGGATTCGTTATTCGGGATACGCTCGAAAACGTCCCGTTTCGGGTTACGCACTGCACCAATGGCCCCGATGCCTGGACTGCGTTTCAGGCAGGTTCGTTCGATGTCTGTTTGCTGGACGTGATGCTGCCTCAAAGCGATGGCTTTACGCTGGCAAAGCAAATTCGCTCCATCAATACACAAGTCCCGATTTTATTCCTAAGTGCCCTGGCCAACCGGGATGACCGCTTGCAGGGGCTTCGTTTGGGAGCCGACGATTATCTGACCAAGCCCTTCAGTATTGAAGAGTTGATCCTAAAAATCAACGTTTTCCTCCGTCGAACAACGACTGCTGTAGATCGACAACCAGTAAGCCATACCACTCTCGATCGGCAAAATCTAACGCTTACGGTGAAAGGGCAAACACAGACCCTCACCCATCGCGAAGCCGATGTAATCGCGTACCTCCTCGACCGGCCCAATACGCTTGTCCGGCGAGATGAATTATTGCGGGCCGTTTGGGGCGATGATGATTATTTCATGGGTCGGAGTCTCGATGTATTTATTTCCCGACTCCGAAAACGTCTTGCTCAGGACCCAACTATCCGAATCGAGAATGTGCATGGAGTCGGGTTCGTTTTACGGCAGTAG
- a CDS encoding alpha/beta hydrolase family protein, with the protein MLTIKSFLSLLLAGILLLVVPTSCKTSGDAVVAAFPRTLVTSTLLGEYTTAQLRSRFTGTNAALQLFIRYGIKAYRLEYTTTNTDGKSIKASGALIIPNVPTAVPLLSMQHGTITSESDAPSNFGSSSEAYSFGSVFASQGYIIAAPDYIGYGASKDLPHTYEQRNGLATASLDMIRATRDFLTDQGINWDKRLFIAGYSEGGYATLSLQKKIEEETTNEFNLVASSCGAGAYDKPAFMKQIINEKTTGVDYINRLYIWVLQTYDRIYGLNRPISAYFKEPYATQIAAQGKDVSINVSLNQTFTDSFKQGINDGTDKAFLAAVQDNDIHDWKPRTPTRLYHGDADEIVSFLNSQNAYDAMIKRGATNVRLIPLKGATHGTGVLGFITGTYDFFGSIQ; encoded by the coding sequence ATGTTGACTATTAAATCATTTCTTTCTCTGCTACTTGCAGGGATTCTTCTACTCGTTGTACCAACAAGCTGCAAAACATCGGGAGATGCAGTTGTAGCTGCGTTCCCCCGCACATTAGTGACGAGCACACTACTAGGCGAGTACACAACCGCCCAGTTACGTAGTCGCTTTACAGGTACGAATGCCGCTCTTCAGCTTTTTATTCGGTACGGAATTAAGGCGTATCGGTTAGAATACACCACGACGAATACAGATGGAAAGTCTATTAAAGCATCGGGAGCGCTTATTATTCCGAATGTGCCAACAGCCGTGCCGCTGCTAAGTATGCAACATGGAACAATTACGAGCGAGAGCGATGCCCCCTCGAATTTCGGCTCGAGTAGTGAAGCGTATTCATTTGGATCGGTGTTTGCCTCGCAGGGCTATATCATTGCGGCTCCAGATTACATTGGCTACGGAGCTTCCAAAGACCTTCCGCACACCTATGAGCAGCGTAACGGACTAGCTACAGCCTCGCTGGATATGATACGTGCCACCCGCGATTTCCTTACCGATCAGGGTATCAACTGGGACAAACGATTATTCATTGCTGGGTATTCAGAAGGAGGCTACGCTACCTTATCGCTACAAAAGAAAATAGAGGAAGAGACCACAAATGAATTCAATTTAGTGGCTTCGAGCTGTGGGGCTGGCGCTTATGATAAACCGGCTTTCATGAAGCAGATTATTAACGAAAAGACGACAGGCGTCGATTATATCAATCGACTTTATATATGGGTATTACAAACCTATGATCGAATTTATGGGCTGAATCGGCCCATATCGGCTTACTTCAAAGAACCCTATGCTACACAGATTGCAGCACAGGGCAAAGACGTTTCTATTAATGTAAGTCTGAATCAGACGTTTACGGATAGTTTTAAACAGGGTATCAACGATGGTACCGATAAAGCATTTCTGGCTGCCGTTCAGGACAACGACATTCACGACTGGAAACCACGTACCCCAACTCGCCTGTATCATGGTGATGCCGATGAGATTGTGTCTTTTCTGAACTCGCAGAATGCCTACGACGCCATGATAAAACGGGGTGCCACGAACGTTAGGCTGATTCCGTTAAAAGGAGCCACACACGGAACCGGCGTGCTGGGCTTTATTACAGGGACTTACGATTTTTTTGGCTCGATACAGTGA